The Anolis carolinensis isolate JA03-04 chromosome 1, rAnoCar3.1.pri, whole genome shotgun sequence genome window below encodes:
- the ndufaf4 gene encoding NADH dehydrogenase [ubiquinone] 1 alpha subcomplex assembly factor 4, producing MMGARVTRVFRHFNLESRAHREIGKTKPAPAPRHPLPAATEQQPSSIEFQEEIMKKDEHLVTLLKDVYVDSRDPPKQVNKGRSLKTEERSVTNIGNLSQLDVQTVPKGKISIVEVLTILTNHHRSPQTWTAEKISIEYSLELKDVTALLTFFMPFAVEIFPDKNKKNSGT from the exons ATGATGGGCGCGAGGGTGACCCGCGTGTTCAGGCACTTCAACCTGGAGAGCCGCGCGCACCGGGAGATCGGGAAGACCAAGCCCGCGCCCGCCCCCAGGCACCCGCTCCCCGCCGCCACGGAGCAGCAGCCAA GCTCGATTGAATTCCAGGAAGAGATTATGAAAAAAGATGAGCACCTTGTTACTCTATTAAAAGACGTTTACGTGGATTCCAGGGATCCCCCTAAACAG GTGAACAAAGGAAGAAGTTTGAAGACTGAAGAACGCAGCGTTACAAACATAGGCAATTTAAGCCAGCTGGATGTTCAGACTGTTCCAAAAGGCAAAATCTCAATAGTTGAAGTCTTGACAATTCTTACTAATCATCACCGCTCTCCACAGACCTGGACTGCAGAAAAAATATCGATAGAATATTCTTTGGAGCTGAAGGATGTGACTGCTCTCTTAACATTCTTCATGCCCTTTGCTGTGGAAATTTTTCctgataaaaacaaaaaaaactctgGAACCTAG